In Cyanobium sp. ATX 6F1, the following proteins share a genomic window:
- a CDS encoding bleomycin hydrolase yields MKSVVTTVVTAADAAGRFPTQSDLEAVQGSIQRSAARLEAAEKLAAGLDKVVQEAGDAVFKKYPYLKQSGEAASNQIKTDKCYRDIAHYMRLINYSLVVGGTGPIDEWGIAGAREVYRTLNLPTAAYVEAFSYTRERACAPRDMSPEAAKEFKALLSYVIESLS; encoded by the coding sequence ATGAAATCTGTTGTCACCACCGTCGTCACAGCTGCTGACGCCGCCGGTCGTTTCCCCACCCAGTCCGACCTGGAAGCGGTCCAAGGTTCAATCCAGCGTTCTGCCGCTCGTCTGGAAGCCGCTGAAAAGCTCGCTGCCGGGCTTGACAAAGTTGTCCAGGAAGCTGGCGATGCTGTCTTCAAGAAGTACCCCTACCTCAAGCAGTCGGGCGAAGCTGCTAGCAACCAAATCAAAACCGACAAGTGCTACCGCGATATCGCTCACTACATGCGTCTGATCAACTACTCCTTGGTGGTTGGCGGCACCGGCCCGATTGATGAGTGGGGCATTGCCGGCGCCCGTGAGGTCTACCGCACCCTCAATCTGCCCACCGCAGCTTATGTGGAGGCCTTCTCCTACACCCGTGAGCGCGCTTGCGCACCGCGCGACATGAGCCCTGAAGCCGCCAAGGAATTCAAGGCTCTGCTCTCCTATGTGATCGAGTCACTCTCCTGA
- a CDS encoding HEAT repeat domain-containing protein produces the protein MPLDDLFAQLHHPNPHQRDRLMHEIIASGDQSVKTRLLGLLDAEDVSLRRSAVRAMGAIGPSVEPLLREKLSETIDPTTSASCCKGMAQIAVAWPKHSFSEQTLTLLGQKCLEPNPVVQLTAVMALGEMGSLALPALERALNGDDLAVIMATLNALASMNHSKGKTLVTTFIANGKHQEDPLIQQAANQALERFTTQAWRA, from the coding sequence ATGCCTCTCGACGACCTGTTCGCTCAACTCCACCATCCCAATCCTCATCAGCGCGACAGGCTGATGCACGAGATCATCGCCAGCGGTGATCAGAGCGTGAAAACACGTCTGCTCGGCCTGCTGGATGCTGAAGATGTGAGCCTGCGTCGGAGTGCGGTTCGTGCCATGGGGGCGATCGGACCATCTGTGGAACCATTACTCCGAGAAAAACTGTCTGAAACCATCGATCCAACCACCAGTGCCAGTTGCTGCAAAGGCATGGCCCAGATCGCCGTCGCCTGGCCGAAGCACTCATTCAGTGAGCAGACGCTCACTCTGCTGGGTCAGAAGTGTCTGGAACCAAATCCAGTGGTCCAGCTCACAGCTGTGATGGCTCTTGGGGAAATGGGATCGTTGGCCCTGCCCGCCTTGGAACGCGCCCTGAACGGAGATGATCTTGCTGTGATCATGGCCACGCTCAATGCCCTTGCCTCAATGAACCACTCTAAAGGCAAAACTCTTGTGACAACATTTATCGCCAATGGCAAGCATCAGGAAGATCCACTGATCCAGCAAGCCGCCAATCAGGCACTTGAACGATTCACAACTCAAGCCTGGCGGGCCTGA
- a CDS encoding HEAT repeat domain-containing protein — MSGTISPQFTPKENDALLTEVRSALASGQFSSDDPEALARVVEGLGDSRGLIRLNFAETLGEIGRPAIPFLIRAMRGHENVTVRRAAAKTLTLIEAPEALPDLDAALSHDPDPVVQGSAAGAMARCGAEAVPFLMRQLQDPGAGSIVKGLASWALSFIGAEDLGPIKETLQHGNEDQRAAVVGVMADLVRSSEDIELKVLLINCYSDSSADVRAEVVTVLGNMLDPQYLPSLLIGLSDPSGVVRRVAALALVKQKDPRVLDQVREAAAAEKDPSVKPVMALAIRQLEQLNESGDIRPARLEL, encoded by the coding sequence ATGAGTGGCACGATCTCGCCTCAGTTCACTCCCAAGGAAAATGACGCGTTACTTACCGAAGTTCGTTCTGCTCTGGCTTCCGGTCAATTCAGCAGCGATGACCCTGAGGCCTTGGCTCGAGTGGTGGAGGGATTGGGGGATTCACGGGGCTTGATCCGCCTTAATTTTGCCGAGACGCTTGGGGAGATCGGCCGTCCAGCGATTCCGTTCCTCATCAGGGCGATGCGTGGCCATGAGAATGTGACGGTTCGCCGCGCTGCTGCCAAGACGCTGACCCTGATCGAGGCCCCAGAAGCCTTACCCGATCTCGATGCGGCGCTCAGTCACGACCCCGATCCCGTTGTGCAGGGCTCGGCGGCCGGCGCCATGGCTCGTTGTGGTGCAGAAGCTGTTCCTTTCTTGATGAGGCAGCTTCAGGATCCTGGGGCAGGTTCCATCGTCAAGGGATTGGCCAGTTGGGCACTCTCTTTCATTGGTGCTGAGGATCTTGGCCCTATCAAAGAGACCCTTCAGCATGGGAACGAGGATCAACGTGCGGCTGTGGTCGGAGTGATGGCTGATCTCGTACGATCCAGCGAGGACATTGAGCTGAAAGTGCTGTTGATCAATTGTTATTCTGATTCTTCGGCTGATGTCAGGGCTGAAGTCGTGACAGTTCTAGGTAATATGTTGGATCCTCAGTACTTACCTTCGCTGCTCATTGGGTTGTCAGATCCATCGGGGGTGGTGCGAAGGGTGGCAGCATTGGCCCTTGTCAAACAGAAGGATCCTCGAGTGCTAGATCAAGTTAGAGAGGCTGCTGCTGCGGAGAAGGATCCAAGTGTCAAGCCTGTGATGGCGCTGGCAATCCGCCAGCTCGAGCAGCTCAATGAGTCTGGAGATATCAGGCCCGCCAGGCTTGAGTTGTGA
- a CDS encoding DUF2656 family protein, with protein METKTSFVLSHNFQLPNEKYNELREGSLVALLSHGLANGIAIEGLVHPHWRAKITAPLEPIALARLLGQSLRSERVKAGESDAYTVLLLGGRKDQAAQPGSPLQAGMWGVDMVETTTPQAFLSALSWEAMKASRALDAVFEVWEPDCQ; from the coding sequence ATGGAAACGAAGACAAGCTTCGTGCTCTCGCATAACTTCCAGCTACCGAACGAGAAGTACAATGAGCTACGGGAAGGCTCTTTAGTAGCTCTTCTCTCGCACGGATTGGCCAACGGCATCGCTATCGAAGGGCTTGTTCACCCCCATTGGCGAGCCAAGATCACGGCGCCCCTCGAACCGATCGCTCTGGCACGCCTCCTCGGCCAGTCCCTGAGAAGCGAACGGGTGAAGGCTGGTGAGTCCGATGCTTATACCGTTCTGCTGCTTGGAGGGCGCAAGGATCAGGCCGCTCAGCCAGGATCTCCGTTGCAAGCTGGGATGTGGGGAGTTGATATGGTGGAAACAACAACGCCCCAGGCCTTTCTCAGTGCCCTCTCCTGGGAAGCCATGAAAGCCAGTCGAGCACTCGATGCCGTCTTCGAAGTGTGGGAGCCTGATTGCCAGTGA
- a CDS encoding HEAT repeat domain-containing protein, with translation MSDNRFHNIHPGLGKDEAISMLLRPLEELDLDSDRYTAAAHLINFPGEDSEAALIACLRDTDTAQAQRIARRKSVETLARLGCRQAIPDIVECLTSKDPYLVENASWALGQLGADDVGIQANLINLLADPSQSRRVIVQVLSRQRCQAALAPISAFMDADDGMLATAAITAHALISGNSSNLENLEPFLFHPNVNVRRGVIQDLMDAGWLPAIPTIGQAPVSPVFRLRGIRHLANLAADADAASFGVAPSDDILLNVIDHQIDDRPQTLRLVHRYDQPQELGALVRELYGTDFGRSYLAIATLTDQFGSSALPTLVTSFEEEGWNDYGAHYHLMHLFGRLGDPMLLPLVLDGLNNLRPQFLKSRPAAALALARLQGPEAGTALLDQAVNARSWELRYACLMAMESLGLSPPEACLSDEDRLVGLRARRCRHAVGSTG, from the coding sequence ATGTCCGATAACCGCTTCCACAACATCCACCCCGGCCTGGGCAAGGATGAGGCCATCTCCATGCTTTTGAGACCACTTGAGGAACTTGACCTTGATAGTGATCGCTACACGGCAGCGGCACACCTGATCAATTTCCCCGGTGAGGACAGTGAAGCTGCACTGATAGCCTGCCTCAGGGACACTGACACGGCTCAAGCCCAGAGGATTGCTCGACGTAAATCAGTGGAAACTCTGGCCCGATTGGGCTGTCGACAAGCAATCCCCGACATTGTGGAATGCTTAACCAGCAAGGATCCCTACTTAGTTGAGAATGCCAGCTGGGCCCTAGGTCAGCTGGGCGCAGATGATGTTGGCATTCAGGCCAACCTGATCAACCTTTTGGCCGACCCCAGCCAGAGCAGGAGGGTGATCGTGCAGGTTCTCTCACGCCAGCGATGCCAGGCAGCCCTGGCACCCATCTCAGCATTCATGGATGCCGACGACGGCATGCTGGCCACCGCCGCGATCACCGCCCATGCACTGATTTCAGGTAACAGCTCAAACCTGGAAAATCTGGAGCCGTTCCTCTTTCATCCCAATGTGAACGTACGGCGAGGGGTGATCCAGGACCTGATGGACGCCGGTTGGCTGCCAGCCATTCCGACCATCGGACAGGCGCCGGTATCTCCTGTGTTTCGGCTTCGGGGGATCCGACACCTGGCCAACCTGGCAGCGGATGCAGACGCGGCCTCCTTCGGCGTCGCCCCATCCGATGACATCCTGTTGAATGTCATCGACCATCAGATCGATGATCGTCCCCAAACCCTGCGGCTCGTTCATCGCTACGACCAGCCCCAGGAACTTGGAGCACTGGTGCGCGAGCTTTACGGTACCGACTTCGGACGCAGCTACCTGGCGATCGCCACCTTGACGGATCAGTTCGGCAGCAGCGCCTTGCCGACACTGGTGACAAGCTTTGAGGAAGAGGGCTGGAACGACTACGGCGCCCACTACCACCTGATGCATTTGTTTGGTCGACTGGGCGACCCAATGCTGCTGCCTCTGGTGCTGGATGGGCTGAACAACCTGCGACCCCAGTTCCTGAAATCACGCCCGGCAGCCGCCCTGGCCCTGGCGCGACTTCAAGGACCTGAAGCCGGAACTGCTCTTCTGGACCAAGCCGTCAACGCCAGGAGCTGGGAGCTTCGCTACGCCTGTTTGATGGCGATGGAAAGCCTTGGCCTCAGCCCTCCGGAAGCGTGCCTGAGCGATGAGGATCGGCTGGTTGGCCTGCGGGCGAGGCGCTGTCGCCATGCTGTTGGGTCAACTGGCTGA